The Centroberyx gerrardi isolate f3 chromosome 19, fCenGer3.hap1.cur.20231027, whole genome shotgun sequence genome has a segment encoding these proteins:
- the nxph1 gene encoding neurexophilin-1, producing the protein MQVTCWCAVFLLTPALYLVTSAHASKSDIVKSGSPKSTLKHIWTESSKDMSISRLLSQTLHGKENSTALDLRYDTPEPYSEQDLWDWLRNSTDLQDSRPRAKRRPMVKTGKFKKMFGWGDFHSNIKTVKLNLLITGKIVDHGNGTFSVYFRHNSTGQGNVSVSLVPPTKIVEFDVAAQQSVIDAKDSKSFNCRIEYEKVEKGARNTLCNFDPSKTCYQEQTQSHVSWLCSKPFKVICIFISFYSTDYKLVQKVCPDYNYHSDTPYFPSG; encoded by the coding sequence gTTACAAGTGCCCACGCCTCCAAGTCGGACATCGTCAAGTCGGGAAGCCCCAAATCCACGCTAAAGCATATATGGACAGAAAGCAGTAAGGATATGTCCATCAGTAGGCTGCTGTCACAGACTCTGCATGGCAAAGAGAACAGCACAGCCTTGGACCTTCGCTATGACACTCCAGAGCCCTACTCTGAGCAGGACCTGTGGGACTGGCTGAGGAACTCCACGGACCTGCAGGACTCCCGGCCACGGGCCAAGCGGCGGCCCATGGTCAAGACGGGGAAGTTCAAGAAGATGTTCGGCTGGGGGGACTTCCACTCCAACATCAAGACGGTCAAGCTCAACCTGCTGATCACCGGTAAGATCGTGGATCACGGCAATGGCACCTTCAGTGTCTACTTCCGCCACAACTCCACGGGCCAGGGTAACGTGTCCGTCAGCCTGGTCCCCCCCACCAAGATAGTGGAGTTCGACGTGGCGGCGCAGCAGTCCGTCATCGACGCCAAGGACTCCAAGTCCTTCAACTGCCGCATAGAGTACGAGAAGGTGGAGAAGGGCGCGCGGAACACGCTCTGCAACTTCGACCCGTCCAAGACCTGCTACCAGGAACAGACCCAGAGCCACGTCTCCTGGCTCTGCTCCAAACCCTTCAAAGTCATCTGCATCTTCATTTCCTTCTACAGCACCGACTATAAACTGGTGCAGAAAGTGTGCCCAGACTACAACTACCACAGTGACACTCCCTATTTCCCCTCTGGCTGA